Below is a genomic region from Phragmitibacter flavus.
CCGCCAAGAAAAACGGCTCCCCTTTTTTCGCCGTCTTGATCTTCTCCACCGCCCAAGTAGCCACTTGATGATCGCCCTTGTCCTCATCGCGATGATCAAAAACTCCCCAATCCATCAACGGATGATCGCCCATGGGCGTCGCCGGGATGAGTTTCGTGTCAGGCTTGATACCGATGCCGCCATTTGGCCCCCAAACACCAAATTCCGCCGCCCGTTTGGCCGGTCCACCTGGATTCCCGTGGTAGATCTTACCCGCTGTCAGCGTCTGGTATCCATTCGCCTTGAAATGTTGCGGCAACGCCACCCGATTTTTGAACTCATCCAAATTTCGAAACCAAGGCGACAATCCATAAATACCGGTTGAGGTTGGTCTCAGCCCCAACATCACGCTGGTGCGCGATGGATTGCAGAGCGGAGACTGACAATGGGCGTTAAGAAAAACCGTCCCACGTGCGGCCAATGCATCAATGTTTGGCGTCTTGGCCGCCGCATGCCCCATCGTTCCGATCCAGTCATTCTGGTCATCAATCGCGATGAACAGCACATTCGGTTTAACCGTCGCTGCTGAACATGGCTCGAGCCAGGCCCAACCGGACAGAAACGCTATAGATACAGACAAATAAGTGAGGCAGGCGGGCGCGCGCATGAGTCCCTTGAAACGCGATCAACCGCGCAATCTATCCAATTTCCACTCAAGCCACCAACCGGATTGCAGCCAGCAGGGCAAACACAAACATCGCCCACTCAAAAACCTTCTGCGACATCACTTTCACCACCCGCCAGCCAAGAAAAATGCCTCCCACCACCGCCGGCAAGAGCAGGGCATTGGTCCATAAAGACGGCCCATTGATCAGTCCGATCTGCGCACTAAACGGCACCTTCACCAAATTAATGAAAAGGAAAAAGCGCGTGAAAACGCCCAGATAATCCGCCTTTCCATGCCGGTGAGCCAGCAAATAAACCGCCATCACCGGCCCTGCCGCATTTGCCAGCATGGTCGTCACCCCCGCCGCCACGCCGATTCCCCATGTGAAAATCGCATGCCGATGCAGGTGCGCGAGCTGATCCCGCTTCCAATCCAACAGCAATTTCAGCGCGAGAAGCGCTAAAATCACCCATCCAATCGCCTGTCGGGCAAGCAGATTGTCCAGCTTGTCGAGCAGCCACCATCCGATCACCACCCCCAAAATGGCAGGCGGCGCCAACGGCCACACCTGTTTCCAGGAGCCACCACGCCGCAGCAGCCAGAAGCCCATCAAATCTGCCGCGATCAACAAAGGCAGCACCACACCCGTCGAAGCTTTCGCTCCCAAAGTTTCCGCAAACAACACCACGCTCACCAATCCACAGCCCGCCAGGCCCGCCTTTGCCATGCCGATGAACAAGGCTCCGACCAGCGCGAGCAACAAAGCGCTGCCACTGGTTAGCAAAGTTTGGTCGAGAATCGAGTCGGGGAACGGCATCAAAGACCACCTGCCATCCATGCTAACAGGTCATGCGCAACGAAAAAACCGCAGGAAAATGTCACAAACGGATTTGCTGCTAATTTCTTACAAAAAGGCTGCAAACCGCCTGTTTACAGGAAAAAATTGCACATTGGCCAACAAAACCGTTCGCCAAATGCCGATGCTGTGCTATTCTAGCTGTCTATGGCTACCGTAAGAAAGACACGTTTTTCACGTAGGGTTCCTGATCATGTAACAGATGAATTGGTGAACGTTCTCTCGGAAAGCAAGACTTATGAATTCAATGTCTTGTTTGGTTTGGTTTACGAAAATCTCAAACTAAAAAATGCGGTAAGTGGTGGCGAAGAAATGTTACGCCTCCGCTCCTACGAAAAACTTCAAAACCTCGTCGGTCGTGGTTTGGTTGAGAAAAAGCTCAAAAGCTATCGTGGCCTCAAAGGCATCGAACAAGCCGCCAGCACTTTTACTCTGGCCCGTGCCGAAGCCGCTGCAGCCGCAGCCGCAGCCGCTCGTTAATTAAGTCGTTTAGTTTCTACTCACCGTTCATTTCAAAAAGGCCGCCCGCACACCGGGCGGTCTTTTTTTGGCTTCTAGTTCGCGAGCAGGCCACCCCAATCCACCTCCGCCTTCCGCCTTCCGCCTTCCGCCTTCCGCCTTCCGCCTTCCGCCTTCCGCCTTCCGCCTTCCGCCTTCCGCCTTCCGACCTCCGACCTCCGACCTCCGACCTCCGACCTCCGACCTCCGACCTCCGACCTCCGACCTCCGACCTCCGACCTCCGACCTCCGACCTCCGACTGCCCACTT
It encodes:
- a CDS encoding sulfite exporter TauE/SafE family protein, with amino-acid sequence MPFPDSILDQTLLTSGSALLLALVGALFIGMAKAGLAGCGLVSVVLFAETLGAKASTGVVLPLLIAADLMGFWLLRRGGSWKQVWPLAPPAILGVVIGWWLLDKLDNLLARQAIGWVILALLALKLLLDWKRDQLAHLHRHAIFTWGIGVAAGVTTMLANAAGPVMAVYLLAHRHGKADYLGVFTRFFLFINLVKVPFSAQIGLINGPSLWTNALLLPAVVGGIFLGWRVVKVMSQKVFEWAMFVFALLAAIRLVA
- a CDS encoding AraC family transcriptional regulator, with amino-acid sequence MSSGQSEVGGRRSEVGGRRSEVGGRRSEVGGRRSEVGRRKAEGGRRKAEGGRRKAEGGRRKAEVDWGGLLAN